In Sulfitobacter sp. OXR-159, one DNA window encodes the following:
- a CDS encoding bile acid:sodium symporter family protein, whose translation MDILINVVLPLSLAIIMLSLGVGLTVHDFTRVAKYPRAFGLGALCQVVLVPVAAWAVAVTFNLSGELAVGLMILSFCPGGVTSNMVSKFARGDVALSVTLTAVVSLLSILTVPIFTAIAVRHFMGDAAPDVSVATLAMAMFLITTLPVALGLLLRHGAPTLAARIEPGLSALAALLFAVIVLAALAGNWRLFTENLASLGPALISLNAALMLLGLGIAGAAGLAWQTRKTISIEVGIQNATLGITLAALISGQTSGFSAYALPSAVYGITMYLVALPFVLWFRKR comes from the coding sequence ATGGATATTCTAATCAACGTCGTACTGCCGCTGTCTTTGGCGATCATCATGCTGTCGCTGGGGGTCGGCCTTACGGTCCATGACTTCACCCGCGTCGCGAAATACCCGCGCGCCTTCGGGTTGGGCGCGCTGTGCCAAGTGGTGCTGGTGCCCGTCGCCGCTTGGGCCGTAGCCGTGACCTTCAACCTCAGCGGAGAGCTGGCGGTGGGGCTGATGATCCTGTCCTTCTGCCCCGGCGGGGTGACCTCGAACATGGTCAGCAAATTCGCGCGGGGCGATGTGGCGCTGTCGGTGACTTTGACGGCGGTCGTCTCGCTCCTGAGCATTCTGACCGTGCCGATCTTCACCGCCATCGCCGTGCGGCATTTCATGGGCGATGCGGCCCCGGATGTGTCGGTCGCAACACTTGCCATGGCGATGTTTCTGATCACCACCCTGCCCGTCGCGCTTGGGCTGCTGCTGCGCCACGGCGCTCCAACCCTCGCCGCGCGAATTGAGCCGGGCCTATCGGCCCTCGCCGCGCTGCTTTTTGCGGTGATTGTGCTGGCTGCCCTTGCCGGGAACTGGCGGCTCTTCACCGAGAACCTCGCCAGCCTAGGGCCTGCGCTTATCAGCCTGAACGCGGCATTGATGCTGCTGGGGCTTGGCATCGCCGGGGCCGCAGGACTGGCGTGGCAGACGCGCAAGACGATCTCGATTGAGGTGGGCATCCAGAACGCCACTCTGGGCATCACCCTCGCCGCTTTGATCTCGGGTCAAACATCAGGGTTCAGCGCCTATGCTCTGCCCTCGGCGGTCTATGGGATCACCATGTATCTGGTGGCCCTGCCCTTTGTGCTTTGGTTTCGCAAGCGCTGA
- a CDS encoding SLC13 family permease has protein sequence MTTDQIILFTLFGAVFGLLLWGRFRYDIVAFGALMAGVVLGVVPTENAFDGFGHPATLIVALVLVVSAGLVRSGAVMLITRTLVDSSRSLGAHISIMGAVGGVLSAFMNNVAALALLMPVDIQTARKAGRAPGLSLMPLSFATILGGMATLIGTPPNIIIASIRQESLGAPFKMFDFAPVGGLAAIAGLIFVALIGWRLIPAREDAMIEAEDIAEYIAELTVPEGNKQIGKRLAELQEEAHKADVAILGLMRDGKRRYGTARNVVLQAGDAIVLEATPDGLDEFRSTLNLALADSDREDLLLADGDGVEIVEVVVTEASRLNGRTAQAVGLSWRQRTVLLGLSRQGRKITSQLRTTELKPGDILLLLVPRDTVAHVTDWLGVLPLADRGLAVTQDSKTWLAIGMFAGAVAAASFGLIYLPIALGLVVVGYVLAKIVPLSELYTHIEWPVIVLLGSMIPLGAALETSGGTELIAGALVGLTEGLPAWVVLTVLMVVTMSLSDVLNNTATTIVAAPVGIQMAQTLGVSPDPFLMAVAVAASSAFLTPIGHKNNTLILGPGGYSFGDYWRMGLPLEIIVVAVSIPAILVFWPL, from the coding sequence ATGACCACAGATCAGATCATTCTCTTTACCCTCTTTGGCGCGGTCTTTGGCCTGCTGCTGTGGGGCCGCTTTCGCTATGACATCGTGGCCTTTGGCGCACTGATGGCCGGGGTGGTGCTAGGCGTGGTCCCGACCGAGAACGCCTTTGACGGCTTTGGCCATCCGGCGACGCTGATCGTGGCGCTGGTGCTGGTGGTTTCCGCCGGGCTGGTGCGTTCGGGCGCGGTGATGTTGATCACCCGCACGCTGGTGGACAGTTCGCGCAGCTTGGGCGCGCATATCTCGATCATGGGGGCCGTCGGCGGGGTGCTCTCGGCCTTTATGAACAACGTGGCGGCCTTGGCGCTTTTGATGCCGGTCGACATTCAGACCGCGCGCAAAGCGGGCCGCGCGCCTGGGCTGAGCCTGATGCCGCTGAGCTTTGCCACCATCCTTGGCGGCATGGCCACGCTGATTGGCACACCGCCCAACATCATCATCGCGTCGATCCGGCAGGAATCGCTGGGGGCGCCTTTCAAGATGTTCGACTTTGCCCCGGTGGGCGGTTTGGCCGCCATTGCCGGGCTGATCTTCGTGGCCTTGATCGGCTGGCGTTTGATCCCCGCCCGCGAAGACGCGATGATCGAAGCTGAGGATATCGCGGAATATATCGCCGAGTTGACCGTGCCCGAGGGCAACAAGCAGATCGGCAAGCGTCTGGCAGAGCTACAGGAAGAAGCACATAAGGCCGATGTGGCGATCCTTGGGCTGATGCGGGACGGTAAGAGGCGCTATGGCACCGCGCGCAACGTGGTGCTGCAGGCCGGGGACGCAATCGTGCTGGAAGCCACGCCCGACGGGCTGGACGAATTTCGCAGCACGCTGAACCTCGCGCTGGCGGACAGTGACCGTGAAGACCTGCTGCTGGCCGATGGCGACGGGGTTGAGATTGTCGAGGTCGTGGTGACCGAAGCCTCGCGCCTCAACGGTCGCACGGCGCAGGCGGTGGGCCTCTCGTGGCGCCAGCGCACGGTGCTTCTGGGCCTGTCTCGGCAAGGCCGCAAGATCACCTCGCAGCTGCGCACGACCGAATTGAAGCCCGGTGACATTCTGCTGCTGTTGGTCCCCCGCGACACGGTGGCCCATGTCACCGACTGGCTGGGCGTACTGCCCTTGGCCGACCGTGGCCTTGCCGTGACCCAAGACAGCAAGACGTGGCTTGCCATCGGCATGTTCGCAGGTGCGGTGGCAGCGGCCTCCTTCGGGCTGATCTATTTGCCCATCGCGCTTGGGCTGGTGGTCGTGGGCTATGTGCTGGCCAAGATCGTGCCGCTATCGGAGCTTTACACGCATATCGAATGGCCGGTGATCGTTCTGTTGGGCTCCATGATCCCGCTCGGCGCGGCGCTGGAAACCTCGGGCGGGACCGAGTTGATTGCGGGCGCGCTGGTGGGGCTGACCGAGGGGCTGCCCGCATGGGTCGTACTGACGGTGTTGATGGTCGTGACCATGTCGCTGTCGGATGTGCTGAACAATACGGCGACAACCATCGTCGCCGCCCCGGTGGGCATCCAGATGGCACAGACACTCGGGGTGTCGCCCGACCCGTTCCTGATGGCGGTGGCTGTGGCGGCCTCCTCGGCATTCCTCACGCCGATTGGACATAAGAACAACACCCTGATCCTTGGCCCCGGCGGCTATTCCTTTGGCGATTATTGGCGCATGGGGCTGCCGCTAGAGATCATCGTGGTCGCGGTGTCGATCCCCGCGATCCTCGTCTTTTGGCCACTCTGA
- a CDS encoding YebC/PmpR family DNA-binding transcriptional regulator, with translation MAGHSKWANIQHRKGRQDKLRAKVFSKLSKEITIAAKMGDPDPEKNPRLRMAVKEAKGQSMPKDNIERAIKKAIGGEGEDYEEIRYEGYGPNGVAVIVEAMTDNRNRTASTVRSTFTKNGGNLGETGSVGFMFERKGEVIYPASVGDADTVMMAAIEAGAEDVESSEDGHVIYCADTDLNDVSTALEAELGESESTKLIWRPVTTTEMDLENMEKLMKLVDALEEDDDVQRVTTNFEASDEVMAQL, from the coding sequence ATGGCCGGTCACTCCAAATGGGCAAACATCCAGCATCGCAAGGGCCGTCAGGACAAGTTGCGCGCCAAGGTGTTTTCCAAACTTTCCAAGGAAATCACCATCGCGGCCAAGATGGGCGACCCCGACCCGGAAAAGAACCCGCGCCTGCGCATGGCCGTGAAAGAGGCCAAGGGCCAGTCCATGCCCAAAGACAACATCGAACGCGCCATCAAGAAAGCGATCGGCGGCGAGGGCGAGGATTACGAGGAAATCCGCTATGAGGGCTATGGCCCGAACGGCGTGGCGGTGATCGTCGAAGCGATGACCGACAACCGCAACCGCACCGCATCGACCGTGCGTTCGACCTTTACCAAGAACGGCGGCAATCTGGGCGAGACAGGCTCGGTCGGCTTTATGTTCGAGCGCAAGGGCGAGGTGATCTACCCCGCGTCCGTGGGCGACGCGGACACCGTGATGATGGCGGCGATTGAGGCCGGGGCCGAAGATGTCGAAAGCTCCGAAGATGGCCACGTCATCTATTGCGCCGACACCGATCTCAACGATGTGTCGACCGCGCTTGAGGCGGAACTGGGCGAGTCGGAATCTACCAAGCTGATCTGGCGTCCGGTCACGACGACAGAGATGGACCTTGAGAACATGGAAAAGCTGATGAAGCTTGTTGATGCGCTTGAGGAAGACGACGATGTGCAGCGCGTCACAACCAATTTCGAAGCCTCCGACGAGGTTATGGCGCAGCTTTAA
- a CDS encoding LysR family transcriptional regulator ArgP codes for MQLDSAQLTALASILRLGSFDAAAAALGVTPSAISQRVKALEDRVGTTLVLRGQPCTGTPTGQRLAKHAEDVALLEARALGVSGNTSPPRLRLAVPADVLATWLIPALAQIPDMLFDLVIDDQDTSADWLRRGEVSAAVTGQARAAPGCDVLALGALRYHATASPAYVERWFADGVTAETLARAPMLTFNRKDQLQGRWLMQKTGQRLTPPSHHLPSSHGFVTAAREGLGWGMNPAPLVTEDMEMGRLVSLDDALPLGVPLYWQVARIMAPALAPLTAAIRAAAREALVQGPR; via the coding sequence ATGCAGTTAGACAGCGCCCAACTGACCGCTTTGGCGAGCATCCTGCGACTTGGCAGCTTTGATGCGGCGGCGGCGGCGCTCGGGGTCACCCCCTCCGCCATCTCGCAACGGGTGAAGGCGCTTGAGGATCGGGTCGGCACCACGCTGGTCTTGCGCGGCCAGCCCTGTACAGGCACGCCGACGGGCCAGCGGCTGGCGAAACACGCCGAAGACGTGGCCCTGCTTGAAGCGCGGGCATTGGGCGTCAGCGGCAACACGTCCCCGCCCCGGCTGCGGCTGGCGGTGCCTGCGGATGTTCTGGCGACATGGCTCATCCCGGCCTTGGCGCAGATACCGGATATGCTGTTTGATCTGGTGATTGACGATCAAGACACCTCCGCCGATTGGCTCCGCCGGGGAGAGGTCAGCGCGGCGGTGACAGGACAAGCCCGCGCCGCACCGGGCTGCGATGTGCTGGCTTTGGGTGCGCTGCGCTATCACGCGACGGCAAGCCCCGCCTATGTGGAAAGGTGGTTCGCAGATGGAGTAACTGCTGAGACACTGGCGCGTGCGCCGATGCTGACCTTTAACCGGAAGGATCAACTGCAGGGGCGTTGGCTGATGCAAAAGACCGGGCAGCGGCTAACCCCGCCGAGCCACCACCTGCCCTCAAGCCACGGGTTTGTGACGGCGGCGCGCGAAGGGCTCGGCTGGGGCATGAACCCTGCCCCGCTGGTGACTGAAGATATGGAGATGGGCCGCCTCGTCTCGCTCGACGACGCACTACCGCTGGGTGTGCCGCTCTATTGGCAGGTCGCGCGGATCATGGCGCCCGCGCTCGCCCCGCTCACCGCGGCCATAAGGGCCGCGGCGCGCGAGGCGCTGGTGCAAGGCCCGCGTTAA
- a CDS encoding LysE/ArgO family amino acid transporter has translation MLTSFLPGFALSLTLIMAIGAQNAFVLRQGLRREHVLVVVLVCATSDAILITAGVAGFGALAEAAPWFGSLMRYGGAAFLLWYGWRNAVSAWRGGEGLEAEGQATRSLGKAVLTLLALTWLNPHVYLDTLVLLGSISAQYPDRMSFGIGAAMASFVFFFALGYGARLLAPLFAKPRSWQVLDAVIAMTMWGIAIKLLAM, from the coding sequence ATGCTGACCTCATTCCTCCCCGGCTTCGCTCTCAGCCTCACTCTCATCATGGCCATCGGCGCGCAGAACGCCTTTGTCCTGCGCCAAGGGCTGCGGCGCGAGCATGTGCTGGTGGTGGTATTGGTCTGCGCCACTTCGGATGCGATTCTGATCACGGCGGGCGTGGCGGGTTTCGGCGCGCTGGCCGAAGCGGCACCGTGGTTCGGGTCACTGATGCGCTACGGCGGCGCGGCCTTCTTGCTGTGGTACGGTTGGCGCAACGCCGTGTCGGCATGGCGCGGCGGTGAGGGGTTGGAGGCCGAAGGGCAGGCCACCCGCAGCTTGGGCAAGGCGGTCCTAACCCTGCTGGCCCTGACCTGGCTGAACCCGCATGTTTATCTTGATACATTGGTGCTGCTTGGCTCGATTTCGGCGCAATATCCCGACCGGATGAGCTTTGGCATCGGCGCAGCGATGGCAAGTTTTGTGTTCTTCTTTGCCCTCGGCTATGGCGCGCGGCTGCTTGCGCCGCTTTTCGCCAAGCCGCGCAGTTGGCAGGTTTTGGACGCCGTCATCGCCATGACCATGTGGGGGATTGCGATCAAATTGCTTGCGATGTGA
- a CDS encoding DMT family transporter: MTQNPATTPDIPVPANRPLVGVFWMLVTGACFIGVTALVKYMGPRLPSAEAAFLRYAMGLVFVLPILRSLLSTPVSKRQWGLFGLRGFFHAGGVILWFYAMTRLPIAEVTAMNYLAPIYVTVGAAIFLGEKLAARRIVAVCLGLAGAAIILRPGFREVSTGHLAMLLAAVVFAGSYLLAKVLADEARPVMIVTMLSIFVTIGLAPFAFTVWITPTAQELLILAGVAFFATAGHFTMTLAFAAAPVTVTQPVTFLQLVWATILGVVVFAEPVDIWVVLGGAVILGSVTFITWREAMLKRQVTPPAHATKF; this comes from the coding sequence ATGACACAAAACCCCGCAACCACCCCCGACATCCCCGTTCCCGCCAATCGCCCGCTTGTCGGGGTCTTTTGGATGCTGGTCACAGGGGCGTGTTTCATCGGCGTGACTGCGCTGGTCAAATATATGGGCCCGCGCCTTCCGTCGGCAGAGGCCGCATTCCTGCGCTACGCCATGGGGCTGGTCTTTGTTCTGCCGATCCTGCGGTCGCTTTTGTCGACCCCCGTTAGCAAGCGCCAGTGGGGGCTTTTCGGTCTGCGCGGGTTCTTTCATGCGGGCGGGGTGATCTTGTGGTTCTACGCCATGACCCGCCTGCCGATTGCCGAGGTCACGGCGATGAACTACCTCGCGCCGATCTATGTCACTGTCGGCGCTGCGATTTTTCTGGGCGAAAAGCTCGCGGCACGGCGCATCGTGGCGGTCTGTCTCGGGCTGGCGGGGGCGGCGATCATCCTGCGGCCCGGCTTTCGCGAAGTCTCGACCGGGCATCTGGCGATGCTGCTAGCGGCGGTGGTGTTTGCGGGCTCCTACCTCTTGGCCAAAGTGCTAGCGGATGAAGCACGCCCTGTGATGATCGTCACGATGCTGTCGATCTTCGTCACCATCGGGCTGGCGCCGTTTGCCTTTACCGTTTGGATCACCCCGACCGCGCAGGAGCTGCTGATCCTCGCCGGGGTCGCCTTTTTCGCCACGGCGGGGCATTTCACCATGACGCTGGCATTCGCCGCCGCCCCGGTGACGGTGACGCAACCGGTGACATTCCTGCAATTGGTCTGGGCCACGATCCTCGGCGTGGTGGTCTTTGCCGAACCGGTGGACATCTGGGTGGTGCTGGGCGGAGCCGTGATTTTGGGCTCGGTTACCTTTATCACTTGGCGCGAAGCGATGCTGAAACGGCAGGTCACGCCGCCCGCTCACGCCACGAAATTCTGA
- the betI gene encoding choline-responsive transcriptional repressor BetI — MPKVGMEPIRRSALVKATIAEIGEAQSLDVTVSQIAKRAGMSSALAHHYFGGKNQIFLAAMRHILSEYAAGVRERLATARTPHDRAAAIIVASFDDTGFHPGTISAWMTLYAHARTNPETRRLLTAYQSRLRSNLTHALRPISPQPEGDADTLAALIDGLYLRAALSDDVSAAEAMTRALYTLDLLLKAGR, encoded by the coding sequence ATGCCCAAAGTCGGAATGGAACCTATTCGCCGCTCTGCGCTGGTCAAAGCCACCATCGCCGAGATCGGGGAAGCTCAGTCACTGGATGTGACGGTGAGCCAGATCGCCAAGCGGGCAGGCATGTCGAGCGCGCTGGCGCATCACTATTTCGGCGGCAAGAACCAGATCTTCCTCGCCGCGATGCGGCATATCCTGTCGGAATATGCGGCAGGGGTGCGCGAACGGCTGGCCACGGCCCGCACGCCCCACGACCGGGCGGCGGCGATCATCGTCGCGAGTTTCGACGACACCGGCTTTCACCCCGGCACGATCAGCGCGTGGATGACGCTTTACGCCCATGCCCGCACCAATCCCGAAACGCGGCGGCTGCTGACAGCTTATCAAAGCCGTCTGCGCTCGAACCTCACCCATGCGTTGCGCCCGATCAGCCCCCAACCCGAAGGCGACGCCGACACATTAGCGGCGCTGATTGATGGGCTCTATCTGCGTGCCGCGCTGTCGGACGATGTCAGCGCTGCCGAAGCCATGACCCGCGCGCTCTATACCCTCGACCTGCTGCTGAAAGCGGGCCGCTGA
- the betB gene encoding betaine-aldehyde dehydrogenase: MSYDPQPTASHFIDGAYVEDTNGTPIPVIYPATGETIATLYAATPAIVEQAITSARKAQAAWAAMTGIERGRILRRAADMIRERNHDLSVLETYDTGKPYQETSVADATSGADALEYFGGLAGSLTGEHIQLGEDWVYTRREALGLCVGIGAWNYPTQIACWKAAPALACGNAMIFKPSETTPLCALKVAEILIEAGLPAGLFNVVQGMGEVGQSLVTDARVDKVSLTGSVPTGRKVYAAAAEGIKHVTMELGGKSPMIVFEDADIDNAVSGAILGNFYSSGQICSNGTRVFVHRDIKEAFLARLAERLDNAVIGDPMDPDTSFGPMVSDRQMQIALDYVAKGEAEGARLVYGGKRIERDGFYMQPTVFADVKDDMVIAREEIFGPVMAVLDFEDEAEVMARANATEFGLAAGVFTQNLTRAHRVAAGFEAGTCYINTYNDAPVEAPFGGMKNSGVGRENSKAAINHYSQLKSVYVRMGDVEAPF; this comes from the coding sequence ATGTCCTATGATCCCCAGCCCACAGCCAGCCATTTCATCGACGGCGCCTATGTCGAAGACACGAACGGCACGCCGATCCCGGTGATCTATCCCGCCACGGGCGAGACGATCGCCACGCTCTATGCCGCCACGCCTGCGATCGTCGAACAAGCCATCACCTCGGCCCGCAAGGCGCAGGCCGCATGGGCCGCGATGACAGGCATCGAGCGGGGGCGCATCCTGCGCCGCGCCGCCGACATGATCCGCGAGCGCAACCACGACCTGTCGGTGCTGGAGACCTATGACACCGGCAAACCCTATCAGGAAACCTCTGTCGCCGATGCCACCAGCGGGGCCGACGCCTTGGAGTATTTCGGCGGGCTGGCGGGCAGCCTGACGGGCGAGCATATCCAACTGGGCGAAGATTGGGTCTATACCCGCCGCGAGGCGCTTGGCCTCTGCGTGGGCATCGGCGCGTGGAACTACCCCACGCAGATCGCCTGCTGGAAAGCCGCGCCAGCGCTTGCCTGCGGCAATGCGATGATCTTCAAGCCGTCCGAAACAACACCGCTCTGCGCGCTGAAAGTGGCTGAGATACTCATTGAGGCTGGGCTGCCTGCGGGCCTGTTTAACGTGGTGCAGGGCATGGGCGAGGTGGGCCAGTCGCTGGTCACCGATGCCCGCGTCGACAAGGTGTCGCTGACTGGCTCCGTTCCGACGGGCCGCAAGGTCTATGCAGCCGCCGCCGAGGGCATCAAACATGTCACGATGGAATTGGGCGGCAAATCCCCCATGATCGTCTTTGAAGATGCGGATATCGACAACGCCGTGAGCGGCGCGATCTTGGGCAACTTTTATAGCTCCGGCCAGATTTGTTCGAACGGCACGCGGGTCTTTGTGCACCGCGACATCAAGGAGGCGTTTCTTGCGCGTCTGGCCGAGCGGTTGGATAACGCCGTGATCGGCGACCCGATGGACCCCGATACCAGCTTTGGCCCCATGGTCAGCGACCGCCAGATGCAGATCGCGCTGGACTATGTGGCGAAGGGGGAGGCCGAGGGCGCGCGGCTGGTCTATGGCGGCAAACGGATCGAGCGCGACGGTTTCTACATGCAGCCCACCGTCTTCGCGGATGTCAAAGACGACATGGTGATCGCCCGCGAAGAGATTTTCGGCCCCGTCATGGCCGTGCTAGATTTTGAGGATGAGGCCGAGGTCATGGCCCGTGCCAATGCCACAGAATTCGGCCTCGCCGCTGGTGTCTTTACCCAAAACCTGACCCGCGCACACCGCGTGGCCGCCGGGTTTGAGGCGGGGACCTGCTACATCAACACCTATAATGACGCGCCCGTCGAAGCGCCCTTTGGGGGCATGAAAAACTCCGGCGTGGGCCGCGAAAACTCTAAGGCGGCGATCAACCATTATAGCCAGTTGAAGTCGGTCTACGTCCGCATGGGCGATGTCGAAGCGCCGTTCTAA
- the betA gene encoding choline dehydrogenase: MEAEFVIVGAGSAGCAMAYRLAEAGRKVIVIEHGGSDAGPFIQMPAALSYPMNMPRYDWGYKSEPEPHLNNRKLVCPRGKVIGGSSSINGMVYVRGHAKDFDHWEESGAQGWGYADVLPYYKRMETWHENGHGGDAAWRGTDGPLHVSRGPRENPLFDAFVQAGSQAGYQMTEDYNGEKQEGFGPMEQTVWNGRRWSAANAYLRPAQKTGNVTLIRALAQRVVIEEGRAVGVEVKRGNRTEVIRAQREVVLAASSINSPKLLMLSGIGPAGHLAQHGINVVADRPGVGQNLQDHLELYIQMASSQPITLYKHWNLLSKAVIGAQWLFTKTGMGASNQFESAAFIRSKPGVEYPDIQYHFLPIAVRYDGQAAAEGHGFQAHTGPMRSKSRGDITLRSADPADAPKIRFNYMSHPDDWEEFRTCIRLTREIFAQEAFKPFVKHEIQPGDALQSDAELDSFIAEHAESAYHPCGTCRMGAADDPNAVVDPQARVIGVEGLRVADSSIFPRITNGNLNAPSIMVGEKVSDLLLGRDPLPRANDEPWLHPNWQVAQR; encoded by the coding sequence ATGGAAGCTGAATTTGTAATCGTCGGGGCGGGGTCTGCGGGCTGCGCCATGGCCTACCGTCTGGCCGAGGCGGGGCGGAAGGTGATCGTCATCGAACATGGCGGCAGCGACGCGGGGCCGTTTATTCAGATGCCCGCGGCACTTAGCTATCCGATGAACATGCCACGCTATGACTGGGGCTATAAATCCGAGCCTGAGCCGCATTTGAACAACCGCAAGTTGGTCTGCCCGCGTGGCAAGGTGATCGGCGGGTCATCATCGATCAATGGCATGGTCTATGTGCGCGGCCATGCCAAGGATTTCGACCATTGGGAAGAAAGCGGCGCGCAGGGCTGGGGCTATGCCGACGTGTTGCCCTATTACAAACGCATGGAGACGTGGCACGAAAACGGCCATGGCGGCGATGCGGCGTGGCGCGGCACAGACGGCCCGCTGCACGTCAGCCGCGGCCCGCGCGAGAACCCGCTGTTTGACGCTTTCGTACAGGCGGGCTCGCAGGCCGGTTATCAGATGACCGAAGATTACAACGGCGAGAAGCAAGAGGGCTTTGGCCCGATGGAGCAGACGGTCTGGAACGGGCGGCGCTGGTCGGCGGCCAATGCCTACCTGCGGCCTGCACAGAAAACCGGGAATGTGACGCTGATCCGCGCGCTGGCGCAGCGCGTGGTGATCGAAGAGGGCCGCGCCGTGGGGGTCGAGGTCAAGCGCGGCAACCGCACAGAGGTCATCCGTGCGCAGCGCGAGGTGGTGCTGGCCGCGTCATCGATCAACTCGCCGAAACTGCTGATGCTATCAGGGATCGGTCCGGCGGGCCATCTGGCGCAGCACGGCATTAATGTCGTCGCGGACCGTCCCGGCGTTGGGCAGAACCTACAAGACCATTTGGAGCTCTATATTCAGATGGCCTCCAGCCAGCCGATCACGCTCTATAAACATTGGAACTTGCTGTCGAAGGCTGTCATCGGCGCGCAGTGGCTCTTTACCAAGACCGGTATGGGCGCCTCTAATCAGTTTGAATCTGCGGCCTTCATCCGCTCGAAGCCCGGCGTGGAATACCCTGATATTCAATACCATTTCCTGCCCATCGCCGTGCGTTACGACGGGCAGGCGGCAGCGGAGGGGCACGGGTTTCAAGCTCATACAGGGCCAATGCGCTCTAAGTCGCGGGGCGACATCACCCTGCGGTCAGCCGACCCGGCAGATGCGCCGAAAATCCGCTTTAACTACATGTCGCATCCCGACGATTGGGAGGAGTTCCGCACCTGCATCCGCCTCACACGTGAGATTTTCGCGCAGGAGGCTTTCAAGCCTTTCGTCAAACATGAGATCCAACCCGGCGACGCGCTGCAATCGGATGCGGAGCTTGACAGTTTCATCGCCGAACATGCGGAAAGCGCCTATCATCCCTGTGGCACCTGCCGCATGGGCGCGGCCGACGATCCGAACGCCGTGGTCGATCCGCAGGCGCGGGTGATTGGGGTTGAAGGGCTGCGGGTGGCCGACAGTTCGATCTTTCCGCGCATCACCAATGGCAACCTTAACGCGCCCTCGATCATGGTGGGGGAAAAGGTTTCGGACCTGCTTTTGGGCCGCGATCCGCTGCCTCGGGCGAATGACGAACCTTGGCTGCATCCCAATTGGCAGGTGGCGCAGCGCTGA
- a CDS encoding thermonuclease family protein, whose protein sequence is MLKICSLFALSLTLSFAAVSAGAQTVSGVVRVIDGDTFDLGGTRIRLHGIDALEASQTCETDDGQAWACGDWTTREVRDRYQGVEARCEALDRDRYDRIVARCQVGGVDVGQALVQEGLAFAYRKYSMDYDLEEKAAFVAGRGIHGFKTVSPARYRVTRRSGSEPARPEGSCQIKGNISAKGVKIYHMPGQDFYSRTRISIRNGERWFCSEAEARGAGWRRALR, encoded by the coding sequence ATGTTAAAGATTTGTTCACTTTTCGCCCTCAGTCTCACGCTGAGTTTCGCAGCAGTATCGGCTGGGGCGCAGACCGTGTCGGGTGTGGTGCGCGTGATTGATGGGGATACCTTCGATCTTGGCGGCACGCGCATCCGCTTGCACGGAATCGACGCGCTTGAGGCAAGCCAGACCTGCGAAACCGATGACGGGCAGGCTTGGGCCTGCGGTGATTGGACGACGAGAGAGGTGCGCGACAGATACCAAGGGGTCGAAGCGCGCTGTGAAGCGCTGGACCGCGACCGATATGATCGCATCGTCGCCCGCTGCCAAGTCGGCGGTGTCGACGTGGGGCAGGCGCTTGTGCAAGAGGGGCTGGCCTTTGCCTATCGGAAATATTCGATGGACTATGACCTGGAGGAAAAAGCAGCCTTTGTCGCAGGGCGTGGCATTCATGGGTTCAAAACCGTCTCTCCGGCCCGCTACCGCGTGACCCGCCGCAGCGGTTCAGAACCGGCCCGGCCTGAGGGGAGCTGCCAGATCAAGGGCAATATCAGCGCCAAGGGGGTCAAGATTTACCATATGCCGGGCCAGGATTTCTATAGCCGCACCCGCATCAGCATCCGCAACGGGGAGCGTTGGTTCTGTTCCGAAGCAGAAGCCCGCGGTGCTGGCTGGCGGCGGGCGCTGCGCTGA